In Xylanibacter ruminicola 23, a single genomic region encodes these proteins:
- the glf gene encoding UDP-galactopyranose mutase, translating into MEYDYLIVGSGLFGATYACQATRQGKKCLVIDKRPHLGGNVYCENVEGINVHKYGAHIFHTNNKEVWDFVNSIVPFNRYTNSPVANYHGKLYNLPFNMNTFYQMWGVTTPEQAVAKIEEQKAEAVTKMKAEGVSEPRNLEEQGLCLVGKDIFEKLIKEYTEKQWGRKCRDLPAFIIKRLPVRLVFDNNYFNDAYQGIPIGGYNKLIEGLLEGVECKTNTDFFKSEYHDWCKYAKQLVYTGPIDEYFDFCYGKLDWRTVSFKTRVEDTPNYQGNAVVNYTSHEQPYTRVIEHKHFEMFGQAVYDCPKTVVSEEYSTEYKEEMDQYYPVNDNKNNLLAEKYRALAENEDGVLFGGRLAEYKYYDMAPIIEKVMGLVIE; encoded by the coding sequence ATGGAATATGATTATTTGATTGTAGGCTCTGGCCTATTTGGCGCGACTTACGCCTGTCAGGCCACTCGCCAAGGAAAGAAATGTCTTGTAATAGACAAACGCCCCCATCTGGGTGGAAACGTCTATTGCGAAAATGTGGAAGGCATAAACGTTCATAAGTATGGTGCACACATCTTCCATACCAACAACAAAGAGGTCTGGGACTTCGTGAACAGCATTGTGCCTTTCAACCGGTACACCAACAGCCCAGTAGCTAATTACCATGGCAAGCTCTACAATTTACCGTTCAACATGAACACTTTCTATCAGATGTGGGGTGTAACCACACCTGAGCAGGCTGTGGCAAAGATTGAAGAACAGAAAGCCGAGGCTGTGACTAAAATGAAGGCAGAAGGTGTATCTGAGCCCCGAAATCTTGAAGAACAAGGTCTCTGTTTAGTTGGGAAAGACATCTTTGAAAAATTAATCAAAGAGTATACTGAGAAGCAATGGGGCCGCAAGTGCAGAGACTTGCCGGCATTCATCATTAAACGCCTGCCTGTACGCCTTGTCTTTGATAACAACTACTTTAATGATGCCTATCAAGGAATCCCCATTGGAGGCTATAATAAACTCATCGAGGGCTTGCTGGAAGGTGTAGAGTGTAAGACCAATACAGACTTCTTCAAGAGCGAATATCATGACTGGTGTAAATATGCCAAGCAGCTGGTTTATACTGGCCCTATTGATGAGTATTTTGATTTCTGCTATGGCAAGCTTGATTGGCGTACCGTCAGTTTCAAAACCCGCGTAGAAGATACCCCCAATTATCAGGGTAATGCTGTTGTGAACTATACCTCTCATGAACAGCCCTATACCCGTGTCATTGAGCACAAGCATTTTGAAATGTTTGGTCAGGCAGTTTATGATTGCCCAAAGACGGTTGTAAGCGAAGAGTATTCTACTGAGTATAAAGAGGAAATGGACCAGTATTATCCTGTTAATGATAATAAAAACAACCTTTTAGCAGAAAAGTACCGTGCCTTGGCTGAGAATGAAGACGGTGTGTTGTTCGGTGGTCGCTTGGCGGAATACAAGTACTACGACATGGCGCCAATTATTGAGAAAGTCATGGGGTTAGTAATTGAATAA
- a CDS encoding serine O-acetyltransferase — protein MKVWTLIDADFSRHVKAKGIIRYIRMLIAIFWNPSFMVSFWYRLAHENYPAPFGFLCSVISHYVNILTGIQIEKDMQIGPGIRFPHHGCIVLNHESVIGGNCTIFQGVTIGRNSKGSPKIGNNVLIGANSTIIGGITIGDNACVGAGCVVTKDLPTNAVAIGNPARVISYDGDKQYKGY, from the coding sequence ATGAAAGTTTGGACGTTGATAGATGCTGACTTTAGTAGACATGTTAAAGCTAAAGGTATAATACGGTATATTAGGATGCTTATTGCCATATTTTGGAATCCATCTTTTATGGTATCATTTTGGTATAGATTAGCTCATGAAAATTACCCCGCCCCGTTTGGGTTCCTATGCAGTGTCATCAGTCATTATGTTAATATTTTAACAGGGATTCAGATAGAAAAAGATATGCAGATAGGGCCGGGTATTAGATTCCCGCACCATGGGTGTATTGTATTAAATCACGAATCTGTTATAGGTGGGAACTGTACAATCTTTCAGGGTGTAACGATAGGGCGAAACTCTAAAGGGTCTCCCAAAATCGGAAACAATGTATTGATTGGAGCTAATTCCACTATTATAGGTGGCATTACTATTGGAGATAATGCTTGTGTTGGAGCCGGTTGTGTAGTTACTAAAGATTTGCCAACAAACGCTGTTGCAATAGGTAATCCTGCACGGGTTATTTCTTATGATGGCGACAAACAATATAAAGGATATTAA
- a CDS encoding glycosyltransferase family 4 protein, which yields MKVLHVIGTFNNGGIENLLVNLTRQQVNQGLEVGLMITTNSYSEAMIKALDSRVSVLYVQKPVGNHNPFYFFKINWMYHKFSPDILHLHSPYTTPYFKSLGRKEKRFVHIHNNVDIYGYDKSVNQYLAISQCVYDVYKAHINNDYCTICYNGIDFYAVKEKTIYKDKPVRMVQVGRLLMEVKGQDITLQALEMLIKDGCNLRLEFWGNGPDIGRLRNMVKEKGLESYVKVAGDVDNNYICNHLCDFDIAVYSSRHEGLGIAAIEAMGAGVPVVLSNVDGHKEVSENGAVCSLFKSEEPHSLADEIKKITDNYQEAIALSHKAKKYVRDSFSIEKMASQLLNIYQNY from the coding sequence ATGAAGGTACTTCACGTAATAGGCACTTTTAACAATGGCGGTATAGAGAACCTCTTGGTCAACCTTACTCGACAGCAGGTTAATCAAGGCTTAGAAGTTGGGCTGATGATAACAACCAACTCTTATTCAGAAGCTATGATAAAGGCATTAGATAGCAGAGTTAGTGTTCTTTATGTCCAAAAACCAGTAGGTAATCACAATCCATTTTATTTTTTTAAAATAAATTGGATGTATCACAAGTTCTCGCCAGATATTTTACATCTTCATTCTCCCTATACCACACCCTATTTTAAATCCTTAGGGAGAAAAGAGAAACGCTTCGTCCATATACACAACAATGTGGATATTTACGGTTACGACAAGTCTGTGAACCAATATTTGGCAATATCGCAGTGCGTTTATGATGTTTATAAAGCGCATATAAACAACGATTATTGCACTATATGTTATAATGGCATAGACTTTTATGCAGTTAAAGAGAAAACTATATACAAAGACAAACCAGTTAGAATGGTGCAGGTGGGACGTCTGTTGATGGAAGTGAAAGGACAGGATATAACCCTCCAGGCATTAGAAATGCTTATAAAAGACGGATGTAATCTGCGATTGGAGTTTTGGGGTAATGGACCAGATATTGGACGGTTGAGGAATATGGTTAAAGAAAAAGGCCTTGAGTCCTATGTTAAAGTTGCTGGGGATGTAGATAATAACTATATATGCAATCATTTATGTGATTTTGATATTGCGGTATATTCATCACGACATGAAGGGCTGGGTATTGCTGCCATTGAAGCAATGGGGGCTGGAGTACCAGTAGTGCTATCCAACGTTGACGGGCATAAGGAGGTGTCTGAGAATGGAGCAGTTTGCAGTCTCTTTAAATCGGAAGAGCCTCACTCATTAGCAGATGAAATAAAAAAGATAACAGATAATTATCAAGAAGCAATTGCGTTATCTCACAAAGCAAAAAAATATGTTAGAGATAGTTTCTCTATAGAAAAAATGGCATCCCAATTATTGAATATTTATCAAAATTATTAG
- a CDS encoding ATP-grasp domain-containing protein — MSKQVFVVGGNHHNILGVMRSLGEKGVNSYVIIETKDKNPYVAKSRYIKQCWIVENEPIVLEVLRAEAGKHGDKPVIIACADNLSSLLDMHYDELSQSYSLPGSKRQGRVTELMDKEVMSKFASDVGFRVPLSIATDISKCDDDISIPLPWIIKPLMSKNGLKSDIERIYTIDDWNNYKSRHATSVQVQQLIDKDFEYQLIGLSLDSGSKVLIPGISHVIRPAATTNTGFLHFENLDTRYEPIVEKCKKFLRKAGYSGLFSMEFLRGKDGNDYFMEINFRNDGNAICVTAAGVNLPYIWYMSHLKSTIDIESFRQVRPVYVMPEFADVSLIRHGQLNIFTWIKDICRTDRYMEYDKKDPKPFWLLLGDFLKKFIFHK; from the coding sequence ATGAGTAAGCAGGTTTTTGTTGTTGGCGGCAATCATCACAATATATTGGGGGTGATGCGCAGTCTGGGAGAGAAAGGGGTAAATTCATATGTGATTATTGAGACAAAGGATAAGAACCCATATGTGGCAAAGAGTAGATATATAAAGCAATGTTGGATAGTTGAAAATGAACCGATTGTTCTAGAAGTGCTAAGGGCGGAAGCTGGCAAACATGGAGATAAACCAGTGATTATTGCATGTGCTGACAATCTTTCAAGTTTACTAGACATGCATTATGATGAATTATCACAAAGTTATTCATTGCCAGGTTCAAAAAGACAAGGAAGAGTTACGGAATTGATGGATAAAGAGGTTATGAGTAAATTTGCATCAGATGTTGGATTTCGTGTGCCACTTTCTATAGCAACTGATATATCCAAATGTGATGATGATATTTCTATCCCATTGCCATGGATAATTAAACCTTTAATGAGCAAAAATGGCCTAAAATCAGATATTGAACGAATATATACTATCGATGATTGGAATAATTATAAATCAAGACATGCTACTTCAGTGCAAGTGCAGCAGTTGATTGATAAAGATTTCGAATACCAATTAATAGGTTTATCTCTAGATTCTGGTTCCAAAGTCTTAATTCCTGGTATATCACACGTGATTAGACCGGCAGCTACTACAAATACGGGTTTCCTTCATTTTGAGAATTTGGATACAAGGTATGAACCAATAGTTGAAAAATGTAAAAAGTTCTTGCGGAAAGCAGGTTACTCAGGACTGTTTAGTATGGAATTTTTGAGGGGGAAAGACGGGAACGATTATTTTATGGAAATCAATTTTAGGAATGATGGCAATGCAATATGTGTTACTGCTGCAGGTGTTAATCTCCCTTATATATGGTATATGTCACATTTAAAATCTACAATAGACATTGAGTCTTTCAGGCAGGTAAGGCCAGTTTATGTTATGCCTGAGTTTGCGGATGTGAGCTTAATACGACATGGTCAATTAAATATATTCACATGGATAAAGGATATTTGCAGAACTGATAGGTACATGGAGTATGATAAAAAAGATCCTAAACCTTTCTGGCTATTACTTGGTGATTTTTTAAAAAAGTTTATCTTCCATAAATAA
- a CDS encoding acyltransferase family protein, with protein sequence MKERVLSLDLIKIFAMIGVVSLHTTLGLESYDNIFSRYLYSLGGWAIPLFFTTSGFLQIGRTIDFKYILKKTLRIFRIIVFVAIIYWLKDGGDAVSLVKDYIFLSLFQKGPVGHFWFFGAIIICYAATPFFNNIMKKPWGTELCLIILFLLMSFAFVANVKDNFESNVIQTFRLWNWLFYYCLGGYIRQNSEQIKAFFKTDYKWKTISRPILFILLGGGHFIRYSFRI encoded by the coding sequence ATGAAAGAACGAGTATTATCGTTAGATCTGATTAAGATATTTGCTATGATTGGTGTCGTATCATTACATACGACGCTCGGTTTAGAATCTTATGACAATATCTTCTCAAGGTATCTATATTCTTTAGGTGGTTGGGCAATCCCTTTGTTCTTCACCACAAGTGGATTCTTACAGATAGGAAGAACAATAGATTTTAAGTATATCCTTAAAAAAACATTAAGGATTTTTAGAATAATAGTATTTGTAGCTATAATTTATTGGTTAAAAGATGGAGGAGATGCGGTTTCTCTGGTGAAGGATTATATCTTTTTAAGTTTGTTTCAAAAAGGTCCTGTTGGCCATTTTTGGTTCTTTGGTGCTATAATTATATGCTATGCAGCCACTCCTTTTTTCAATAATATAATGAAGAAGCCCTGGGGTACAGAACTATGTTTGATTATTCTTTTCTTATTAATGTCCTTTGCGTTTGTGGCAAATGTGAAAGACAATTTTGAGTCTAACGTAATTCAAACGTTTCGACTTTGGAATTGGTTATTTTATTATTGTTTAGGAGGATACATAAGACAGAATTCGGAGCAAATCAAAGCTTTTTTTAAAACAGATTATAAGTGGAAGACTATAAGTCGTCCAATTCTATTTATACTATTGGGGGGGGGGCACTTTATACGGTATTCTTTTCGTATCTGA
- a CDS encoding glycosyltransferase family 2 protein, whose translation MSKILSIVIPTYNMEKYLQRCLDSLVIEDRYLFEQIEILVINDGSKDRSLEIAQSYQEKFPSVFRAIDKKNGNYGSCINKGLAEATGMFFRILDADDWFDQEALQTVVKALISGQDTFDFVLTNYRAIDVNGTIQDYAEVNMPKGQLDFDSFRFINTPNERLLVMHSITFKTSLLHDVGLKHQEGISYTDIEYCYYPLTTAKSFCYIDATLYQYYIGREGQTVSVESTLAHYNDYYKVALRATNDYLLREKDFSSERKESLCRIIYNPIVSYYRVLLLNKKVLTQDDTQQLSLLDSCVNKVPMLYNRLVKATYRKIPFILIWKKFNIRIAKIIGR comes from the coding sequence ATGAGTAAAATACTTTCAATAGTTATTCCAACTTACAACATGGAAAAGTATCTCCAGCGTTGTCTTGATTCGTTGGTAATAGAAGATAGATATCTATTTGAGCAAATCGAAATCCTTGTAATAAATGATGGGAGTAAAGATAGATCACTTGAAATAGCTCAATCTTATCAGGAAAAGTTTCCTAGTGTGTTTAGGGCAATTGACAAGAAAAACGGGAATTATGGCTCTTGTATAAATAAGGGACTAGCAGAAGCAACGGGTATGTTTTTCAGGATACTAGATGCCGATGACTGGTTCGATCAAGAAGCATTGCAAACAGTAGTAAAAGCTTTAATTTCTGGTCAAGATACCTTTGATTTTGTTTTAACCAATTACCGTGCAATTGACGTAAATGGTACTATTCAAGATTACGCAGAGGTTAATATGCCTAAAGGGCAATTGGATTTTGATAGTTTTCGTTTCATTAATACTCCAAATGAGCGTCTTCTTGTAATGCATTCCATCACATTTAAGACATCCCTATTACACGATGTTGGACTAAAACATCAAGAGGGTATCAGTTATACAGATATTGAGTATTGTTATTATCCCTTAACTACAGCGAAATCTTTTTGCTACATAGATGCCACTCTTTATCAGTATTATATAGGGAGAGAAGGTCAAACAGTGTCTGTAGAGAGTACATTGGCTCATTATAATGATTATTATAAAGTAGCTTTAAGAGCAACGAATGATTACCTTCTCAGAGAAAAAGATTTTTCATCAGAACGTAAGGAATCCTTGTGTCGTATTATCTATAATCCTATTGTAAGTTATTATAGGGTTCTTCTCTTGAATAAAAAAGTGTTGACGCAAGATGATACCCAGCAGTTGAGCTTATTAGACTCTTGTGTCAACAAAGTCCCCATGCTTTATAATAGACTAGTTAAAGCAACATATCGGAAAATTCCATTTATACTGATATGGAAAAAATTTAATATCAGAATTGCAAAGATAATAGGACGATAA
- a CDS encoding 4Fe-4S cluster-binding domain-containing protein: protein MKQLRVTNIQRGCVYDGPGVRTTVFLKGCYLRCPWCCNPETISFEKELFIDNSKCLLSKGVHSELCKLCQRNKGSNSITACPFGVAEETSRDYLPDELFHILLRDQSLYIESNGGITFSGGEPLFQSENLVSVLELLKEKGLHIALETSLIAPDQSLLLVNPFIDTYIVDLKIQPEMYLSDSNYQNEIKKHLMMIGGKSIFFRFVFVDSVMDYINEVKDWLSVMEINIIEILVCHNLGAKKYGKLSLANRDFTSSKEKAESFIDFLKDFGIASKILSI, encoded by the coding sequence ATGAAGCAACTTAGAGTCACCAATATCCAAAGGGGATGTGTATATGACGGTCCTGGAGTGAGAACAACGGTCTTTCTTAAGGGATGTTATTTACGTTGCCCGTGGTGTTGTAATCCTGAAACAATTTCTTTTGAAAAAGAATTGTTTATTGATAATAGTAAATGCCTTTTGTCTAAAGGGGTTCATTCTGAATTGTGTAAACTCTGTCAGAGAAATAAAGGGAGCAACTCAATTACAGCTTGTCCTTTTGGAGTTGCAGAGGAGACATCAAGGGATTATCTTCCAGATGAACTGTTTCATATTTTGCTAAGAGACCAATCTTTATACATCGAATCTAATGGCGGTATAACCTTCTCTGGAGGAGAACCGTTATTCCAGTCTGAAAATTTGGTTAGTGTCCTCGAGCTTTTAAAAGAGAAAGGATTGCATATAGCATTAGAAACATCATTAATTGCACCAGATCAATCTTTATTATTAGTAAATCCTTTTATTGATACATATATAGTAGACCTAAAAATTCAACCTGAGATGTATTTAAGTGATAGCAACTATCAAAATGAGATAAAGAAACATCTAATGATGATTGGCGGCAAGAGCATATTCTTTAGGTTCGTATTTGTTGATAGTGTTATGGACTATATAAATGAAGTTAAGGATTGGCTTAGTGTTATGGAAATAAACATAATTGAGATTCTTGTATGCCACAATTTGGGTGCAAAAAAATATGGAAAATTATCATTAGCGAACCGCGATTTTACTTCAAGTAAAGAGAAGGCTGAGTCTTTTATTGATTTTTTGAAAGATTTTGGGATTGCATCCAAAATTCTTTCCATTTGA
- a CDS encoding pyruvate formate lyase family protein, whose amino-acid sequence MGNRAFSWLMKLIGGYGKLNQKNPSVSRFGAVVNGKLVLDNKSLNYLDDYVRQLSLIYSKIKIHTGTEYIYPLDSLILRMHERPVICSITVDYDRVLQSDLNELRSRIQKCSNIAFKDRELKVLSEIEKLANRVSISLAKSDGRREIILKDYFPKMLYGKPTSLDEALQKLLFYNALFWQMDHYHIGLGRLDSILCEYYQNDILNGIITESEAKRMIREFILVLGKDTHAKSMSFVGDTGQYILLGGVNEQGLNVDTPLTSLFLEIMAELKIPDPKLILRVNKDTSMQIWNKAVKCILTGTGSPLIMNEMLVMDKMARFGYDRSDVWNVGTSACWEPLIIGKSFDQNNPFKSAIAIKPLNDIILSGEDFTNFNSLLISYKAAYAKELESVVKDIDFDCSPLFTLFFDDCIDKELDFTDGGAKYSFHGAQVVSLPNTVNALLSIKQFVYDEQLFKLSDCKRAIETNFEGMEDLHSLVINSGKKFGSTDEEVVELTNNLISFTGDVISKLTSNGQPVKVGFSSPNYISSSKDVLASLDGRLNGEPFAVHISPLTSKIDISEVLEFSSMLHYNDNCINGNVVDFIIPSSYIKESEKLTRILKNACSNGIFELQLNVMDKATLVDAKAHPEKYPNLIVRVWGFSAYFNDLPESFKDNLIRRAEVYEAT is encoded by the coding sequence ATGGGTAATCGTGCATTTTCATGGCTCATGAAGTTGATCGGAGGGTATGGCAAGCTAAATCAAAAAAATCCTTCTGTTTCAAGGTTTGGAGCTGTTGTAAACGGAAAGTTGGTTCTTGATAATAAAAGCTTGAACTATTTGGATGATTATGTCAGACAATTGTCTCTTATTTATTCAAAAATCAAGATTCATACAGGCACTGAGTATATTTATCCACTGGATTCGTTAATATTGAGAATGCATGAGCGCCCTGTTATTTGTAGTATTACAGTAGACTATGACCGCGTACTTCAATCAGATTTAAATGAATTAAGAAGCCGCATTCAAAAATGCTCAAATATTGCTTTCAAAGACAGAGAACTTAAGGTGTTGAGCGAGATAGAAAAGCTTGCTAATAGAGTATCTATATCATTAGCAAAGAGTGATGGAAGGAGAGAAATCATCCTTAAAGATTATTTTCCAAAAATGCTATATGGCAAACCGACCTCATTAGATGAAGCATTGCAAAAGTTGTTGTTTTATAATGCTTTATTTTGGCAAATGGATCACTATCATATAGGATTGGGTCGTCTCGATAGTATTTTATGCGAGTATTATCAAAATGATATACTAAATGGAATAATAACCGAGAGCGAGGCAAAAAGGATGATAAGAGAATTTATCCTCGTTTTAGGGAAAGATACACATGCGAAAAGCATGTCATTTGTTGGTGATACAGGGCAGTATATATTACTCGGAGGTGTTAACGAGCAAGGATTAAATGTGGATACACCTTTAACTTCGTTATTCTTAGAAATTATGGCAGAGTTAAAGATTCCTGACCCCAAATTAATTCTACGGGTTAATAAGGATACATCAATGCAAATATGGAATAAGGCTGTTAAGTGTATATTAACAGGAACAGGCTCACCTCTTATTATGAACGAAATGCTCGTAATGGATAAGATGGCTAGGTTTGGTTACGATAGGAGTGATGTCTGGAATGTTGGTACATCTGCCTGTTGGGAGCCGCTTATTATAGGTAAGTCATTTGACCAGAATAATCCTTTTAAGAGCGCTATTGCCATAAAACCTCTTAATGATATTATATTGTCTGGAGAAGACTTTACAAACTTTAATAGTCTATTAATTTCGTATAAAGCAGCTTATGCAAAAGAATTAGAAAGTGTCGTAAAAGATATTGATTTTGATTGCTCTCCTCTTTTTACATTGTTTTTTGATGATTGTATTGATAAAGAACTGGACTTCACAGATGGTGGTGCAAAATACTCTTTCCATGGCGCACAAGTGGTAAGTCTCCCCAATACCGTGAACGCATTATTGAGTATCAAACAATTTGTATATGATGAACAATTGTTTAAGCTCTCAGATTGCAAAAGGGCAATTGAGACTAATTTTGAGGGAATGGAAGATCTCCATTCATTAGTAATTAATTCAGGGAAGAAATTTGGATCAACAGATGAAGAAGTTGTTGAACTAACAAATAATCTTATATCATTTACAGGAGATGTGATTAGTAAATTGACGAGCAACGGTCAACCTGTCAAAGTCGGTTTTAGTTCTCCTAATTATATTTCAAGTTCAAAAGATGTTCTTGCTTCATTAGATGGGAGATTAAATGGAGAACCCTTTGCTGTTCACATATCTCCTCTTACTTCAAAAATAGACATATCCGAGGTATTAGAATTCTCGTCAATGCTGCATTATAATGATAATTGCATAAATGGCAATGTGGTAGATTTTATAATACCTTCTTCTTATATAAAAGAGTCAGAAAAGCTTACGAGGATATTAAAAAATGCATGTTCAAACGGTATTTTTGAATTACAGCTTAATGTTATGGATAAAGCTACATTGGTTGATGCCAAAGCTCATCCTGAAAAATATCCTAATCTTATTGTAAGGGTTTGGGGCTTTAGTGCTTATTTTAATGATTTGCCAGAGTCGTTTAAAGATAATCTAATACGACGTGCTGAAGTATATGAAGCAACTTAG
- a CDS encoding flippase gives MKSIKRNFLYNVLLNISSVIFPLITAPYVSRVLEPDGIGIYNFANTYAGYFALVALLGIPTYGVREVSKLRDDKEGISTLVSQIMSIAAFTTIGVTIAYIASLLFVNQLTENFLIFLLAGFLVYLAPFKINWYYQGLEEFGYITFRTLVIRTASVISLFVFVRNKEDLIIYVLISVLAAVLTDIWNYIKMRRSGIRPRLTTKGLKPHMRPLLTLFASSIAISIYGVLDTLMLGFIKGYEEVGFYTNAMNMSKVILTAVTSLSIVAVPRVSYYMQNKDYSGINSLMDKSFSVVSLLSFPAAIGLICVSPSFVPLFFGELFWGSILPLMILSLLIIAIGLNNLTGVQILIGMGFDKFFLYSVIIGAISNFLLNCLLIPFYGSVGASIASVAAETIILVATTLFVYKNTPIRISNWKDILKALIGALILIPLMILLKQFLQGWVLVISYVLLGVLTFCVMEYILKNGSFIWICSTVSDKFRMKTK, from the coding sequence ATGAAATCAATTAAAAGGAATTTTTTATATAATGTCCTTTTGAATATCTCATCCGTGATTTTTCCTTTAATCACGGCACCATATGTCTCACGCGTTTTGGAACCAGATGGTATAGGTATATACAATTTTGCCAATACGTATGCAGGGTATTTTGCATTGGTTGCATTGCTTGGTATACCCACTTATGGTGTACGCGAGGTCTCTAAACTAAGAGATGATAAAGAAGGAATTTCAACGCTGGTTTCGCAGATAATGTCTATAGCGGCCTTTACTACAATTGGAGTCACTATCGCTTATATTGCTTCACTTCTATTTGTGAACCAGCTTACGGAGAACTTTCTTATTTTCTTACTCGCCGGTTTTCTTGTGTACCTCGCACCATTTAAAATTAATTGGTATTATCAAGGTCTTGAAGAGTTTGGATATATTACATTTCGTACATTAGTTATTCGTACAGCAAGTGTTATTAGCCTTTTTGTTTTTGTACGTAACAAGGAGGATCTTATAATATATGTTTTAATTAGTGTACTTGCGGCTGTCCTTACCGACATTTGGAACTATATTAAAATGAGACGCTCTGGGATAAGACCACGCTTAACGACTAAAGGTCTTAAACCCCATATGCGGCCTTTACTTACTTTGTTCGCCTCTTCTATAGCCATATCGATATATGGTGTGTTAGATACTTTAATGTTGGGATTTATAAAAGGATATGAAGAAGTCGGTTTTTACACAAATGCCATGAATATGTCAAAAGTGATACTTACGGCAGTAACCAGTTTGTCAATAGTTGCTGTTCCTAGGGTGTCATATTATATGCAAAACAAAGATTATTCAGGGATTAACTCTTTAATGGATAAGTCGTTCTCTGTAGTCTCTCTTCTTTCTTTCCCTGCCGCGATAGGTCTTATATGTGTTTCCCCTTCTTTTGTCCCTTTGTTTTTTGGAGAGTTGTTCTGGGGATCGATTCTACCATTAATGATATTAAGTTTATTGATAATTGCGATAGGTTTAAATAATCTTACAGGAGTTCAAATCCTTATAGGTATGGGGTTTGATAAGTTTTTTCTTTATTCAGTGATAATTGGAGCGATATCTAATTTCCTTTTAAACTGCCTATTAATTCCATTCTATGGTAGTGTTGGCGCCTCTATTGCGTCAGTCGCAGCAGAAACAATTATCTTGGTAGCTACAACGCTATTCGTTTATAAAAATACACCTATAAGAATTAGTAATTGGAAGGATATTCTTAAAGCACTAATTGGAGCCTTAATCCTCATTCCTCTAATGATATTATTAAAGCAGTTTCTACAAGGATGGGTTCTTGTTATTAGTTATGTTTTATTAGGAGTATTAACATTTTGTGTTATGGAGTATATACTGAAAAACGGTTCATTCATTTGGATTTGTTCAACAGTATCAGATAAATTTAGAATGAAAACAAAATAA